One window of Flexistipes sp. genomic DNA carries:
- a CDS encoding LPP20 family lipoprotein, which produces MKKVLYAAMVLIILSFVAAGCGKKAPKPLKHSCLEGAPSWVINPSMEGSITGLGSANIGAAGMQFARTEAIAVARDEIARTISVKVKNMFKNFTQATGVGDEETVDRVAVNVSKQVASQTLSGSVPTKTWVSPCNEYYTLVVLNPGKVEDIVQKNAISSFKNERALWQQFQAKKAHEELEKEIEKEFGDYKN; this is translated from the coding sequence ATGAAAAAAGTTCTATATGCAGCAATGGTATTAATTATATTATCTTTTGTTGCGGCAGGGTGCGGCAAGAAAGCTCCGAAACCTCTTAAACACTCATGCCTTGAAGGTGCTCCCAGCTGGGTGATTAACCCAAGTATGGAAGGAAGCATAACCGGCCTTGGTTCAGCAAATATCGGTGCTGCGGGCATGCAGTTTGCAAGAACAGAAGCTATTGCAGTGGCAAGAGACGAAATAGCCAGAACGATTAGTGTTAAGGTAAAAAACATGTTTAAAAATTTCACCCAGGCAACCGGGGTAGGAGATGAAGAAACCGTGGACAGAGTAGCTGTAAACGTTTCAAAACAGGTTGCCAGCCAAACACTTTCAGGAAGCGTACCAACAAAAACGTGGGTTTCACCATGTAACGAATACTATACACTCGTTGTGCTGAATCCGGGTAAAGTGGAGGATATTGTACAGAAAAATGCTATCAGCAGTTTTAAAAATGAAAGAGCGTTATGGCAGCAGTTCCAGGCAAAGAAAGCACATGAGGAACTTGAAAAAGAAATTGAAAAGGAATTCGGCGACTATAAAAACTAA
- the rimP gene encoding ribosome maturation factor RimP yields the protein MNKTHRLIEEKVKGFALEVLPDIGLELFDVTFRRENTGLVLRVTIDGEGLGLQECSKVSGIISEWLDENDIVGYDNYNLEVSTPGLDRPLRNINDFVRFRGRYCKVVLKDAKEAGRKTLKGYINNVEDRTVTIFMKSSKKYFHIDYDNIKKANLEVEF from the coding sequence ATGAATAAAACTCACAGACTTATTGAGGAGAAGGTCAAAGGCTTTGCACTCGAAGTATTGCCTGATATAGGGCTGGAGCTTTTTGATGTAACCTTCAGGAGAGAAAATACCGGTCTTGTTTTGAGAGTTACTATTGACGGTGAAGGGTTAGGCCTGCAAGAATGCAGTAAAGTTAGCGGTATCATATCGGAATGGCTGGACGAAAACGATATTGTAGGTTATGATAACTATAATCTTGAGGTTTCGACACCAGGCCTTGACAGACCCCTTAGGAATATCAATGATTTTGTCAGATTCAGAGGGCGTTACTGTAAAGTAGTCTTAAAAGATGCTAAAGAGGCCGGAAGGAAAACGTTGAAAGGCTATATAAACAATGTTGAAGACAGGACGGTGACGATATTTATGAAAAGCAGTAAAAAATATTTTCACATAGATTATGACAATATAAAGAAAGCCAATTTAGAAGTGGAGTTTTAG